The Chitinophagales bacterium genomic sequence TTCCAATTTAAATACATCTAAACCTCCATATCCCGGATGTCCTTCTGAACTAAAATAAAGTATTTGATTAGTAACATCATAATGAGGTGTCATATCGTCCCATTTCGTGTTTACTGTATTGCCCATATTTACAGCACTTCCTAATTCTCCGTCTTTTCCTACTGTAGCATAAAAAATATCCATACCACCTTTACTACCTGTTCTATTAGATGCAAAATATAACACTTCATTTCCATCTTCATCTTGCCCTAATGCCGGTTGAGTAGTAGAAGCACCTTTTCTGTTTATAGCTAAAAACTCAGGGTCTGACCAGCTATTACCTTGTTTTTTACTTCTATATATATTACATGTCATGGCTGTAGCGTTATCTTCTGTACACTGTGTGTAGTACAATGTTTTTCCATCGTAAGAGAATACCCCATTTCCATTATGTTTTTCATCTACATTTATATTTTCCGGTAATAAATTTTCTGACCAAGCTCCATTTTGGTTGCTTGATAAAAATAATTTAGAATAATAATCTTTCCCTTCATCCCAAGCTTCTTCTCTATTTACAGCTCTCGGTTCTGTAATAGCAGACATTAATACAGTATTATCATCTACATATTTAGGTGCAAAATCTTGTAATTCATGGTTAATACCAGGAACTACATCTACTTCTGCTTCTTCTTTTTCGCCTTCTAAAGATTTAGCTAACTCAATACCTTCTATCTCAATTTTAGCTCTTCTTTTTAACGGAGCTAAAACACCATCTTTATCTTTAGCATCTTTAGTATCTCCTAAAAATTTTTCAAAACTATCTTTGGCTTTATCGTATTCTCCTTGATTTTTTTGCATTAAAGCTTCATAAAATTTAGCTTCCGGCCATGATTTTTCGCTTAGCTCAATGGTTTTTCCATACCATTTTTCTGCTTGTTTATAATCGTTAAGTTGTCTATTGGTTTCAGCCAACTTAAATGTTACGTTTGAGTTATTTTCTTTCTTCTGCTGAACTTCTTCAAAATAATCTACTGCGTTATAATAACTACCTTCTTCGTATAAATTTTCAGCTAATTTCATCTTCTTTGACGTGGCACAAGAAGATATAGTTAAAATAGCTACTCCTAATAAAAAGATATAATTTAGTTTCATGTTTAGTTTTGTTTAGAATCTTGGGTTGAACAAATATGTGTTTGTAGTAACTGATTTATTTTTGTAAGGACCGATATAACTAACTGCTATTTCAAATGCGTTAGGCATACGTGCTCCAGTATCGTTTTTCAAATCTTTTCCAAAAGCTCCTGTTCCTATATCATAAGCTCCTGATAATCTGAAATTTTCAAAATCAAATCCTGCTTTCGCTATTACAGCAACATCCCATCTGTACCAAGCACCTAAGAATATTTTAGCTGTTTTCTCTTTTTTTGTTAATAACTTATATCCAAAAGTAGAACCAAAGTTTATTTCTTTAGTTTTTACTGTAGTTTGGTATAATGCACCTGGTAGTATTAACCATTTCTTTTTAATTTCAAACTCAAAACCTCCATGTGCTACATGTCTAAATGGCGTTTGATTATCTTTTGTTGTTATAAAATCATCTTTATGGCGTAATACATTAAAGAATGAGTACCCTGCATAAAAAGTCATCCAATCTGTAAACTTTGCATCAAACAAAGCTCCAGCAGTCATATCAACAGAGTTAACAGCTTTTTGATTAGTTAAATTCATATCATCATAACCTGGTAAACCACCACTCAAAATATCTTCTTCAAAAAGATAATCTCCATTTATTTGTCTATTTCCATATACACCCTGCAAACCTAAAGCTAAATGATATCTGTTATTTTTATCTAAACCTTTATGGTAAGCTAAGCTTAAGCCCGCTTTTAAAGTATTTAAACCTCCTACTTTATCGTAAAATACCATTGCTCCAACACCCAAAGCGTCTGTTTTAAGTTTGTTTTTAAGCAATGAAAAATCTACCGAAAATGAAGGTGTCATATATGGTAGTGGATTATTGCTAACAGCATTTCTATATTGGTCTCGGTATATAGCATTTACACGCCAAAGCCCATCAAACTTACCTGTAAGAGCAGGGTTTAGTGTTAATGGCGAAGCATAATACTGCGAAAAATGAATGTCTTGAGCTTCAAGATGATTTGTAGCCAGAAATGTAAATAACACCGCCAGCAGGGTAAATAGTCTTATTTTCATGTTTATAGTAGTTTTTATTAATTAATTCAATTTTTATCTAAACAAGCTTACAGAGCCCGAAATTATATAATTTTCTGTTATTTTATCAATTACTATGTAATAGTTATAAACATCCACTGGTTGATCTTCCCCTTGGAATGTTCCGTCCCATCCATTATCGTTATTATATTGATAAACTAACTCTCCCCACCTGTTATAAACGTTAAATGTAGTTACATTAGAATTATTATCCAAATAAACTGGGAAAAATAAATCATTTTTTCCATCTCCATTAGGTGAAAAGGCATTTGGCATCTCCGGATTGGATACTTCTATCACATAAACTGTGGTAGAATCTGTTTCAATACAAGAGAAATTATCTCCATTATTTAATACAAACTGATTAATAATATCAACACTTACGGAGTTTAATCCTGCACTATCGGCACTAAAAGTATTTCCATTAAATCTACTAGCCGGATACCAAACATAATCTGTATTATCTAAGGAATTAACTACTTGATATTCGTGAGTTTGATTAATTACCAATGTATCTAATGCTTCAATTTGTCCGTTATTACAAGCAGTTGTAACGGTATATTCAGTAAGTGACTCACATCCATTTACGTCCACAGTTCTTATACCGTAAGTTGCATTAACACCACTAGTCAGGGTTACAGGTCCCGGAGCTGGGTTTATATTGCCATTCCAATAAACTCTATCTAAAGCTACTCCATTTTCAACTATTGCATCAAAATCTATTACTACCGTATCATTACAACATAGAACATTTCTTACTAAGTCTGTATTTAAAGTAGCTGGGTTTGCAATATTTACTTGTATATCTGTAGATCTTGAACATCCTAAAGCATCGGTAATCGTTAAGGTGTATAAACCCGTTGTATTTACCACTATGGAAGATCCTGTACCTGTTTCGGGTCCCGTCCATACCATATCATAAGATGAAGCGGCATTAGTTAATAAGGTAACAGGTTCATCTAAACAAGTACCTACTTGACTTGCTCCTCCATTTAAAATAGGTGCATCTATTTCATTAACGGTAACTGTTACTTGTCCATTAACGGTACAATTAGTTAACTCTACATCAACATTATAAGTTGTAGTGGTACTTGGGTATGCTGTTGGATTAAAAATAGTGTCATTAGATAAGGAACTATTATTGGGTGTCCAGACCGGATTAGAACCTCCATTAGCAAATAATTGAACAGTATCACCTTCACAAATTGTAGTATCATTAGAAACTGTTAATGAACCCGCAAAATTAATCTCTAAAGAATCTATAGTAGTACAAGAGCCGTCACTCACTTCTAAATAAACAGTAGTAACGGTATTTACTTCATCTGTTATAATTGGATTTTGAATAGTATCATCATTAAATGTCCATGCAGGATTTGAACTCCATTGATAACTAATTGGTGCATAACCGGCAGGAACATAATCTGTTTTAAATCTCACATTTGGTCTATCATTACTTGCAAATGGAGCATTTAAAGAACATCCACTTGCTCCGTCTGTAACATCATAAACTGCGGTATTCTGAACAGTTTCGGTATAGTAAACAGCATCATTATTTGTCCAATCATTATTATCAAAACAAGCTTGAACTATAATATTAGAAACACCGTCCCACGTAAAGTTGGTAGAAAAATTATGCCAATTCCATCCTAAATGTTCATTGTAGGTAGAACTTGGGGCTACAGTAACAAAGCCTGTAGTAACAAAGCCTGTCATAGCTGTAAGATTACTATGTGCCATTGAAATTGTAAATCCACTATATGGCATTGTAGAGTTTGAGGTAGCTACTTGAAACGCTATCCCTGATAAATTATCTCCTGCTACTAATCCTTGAGCACTTAATTCTGAGGCATAAAATAAATACTGTAATCTGGCATCTTCCCAAAGTCCTCTGTAAGGAGTATATGTAGTAGTAGATAAAACAGAATCTGTTCCAATTTGTATTACAGAATCTTTAGGTTGCAATAAAGTAGTTGTAGAAGCTGCTCCATAAAGCTGTATATTATCATCTGGACAAGACAATGCTATATCATCAGACAATGAATCTATAGTTATAGTATCAACATTAACATAAACTGTTGCACTTGTGGTACAAAATCCATCTTGCATGTTTACTGTATATTCTATATCTCCTTCAGGTGTGCTGGTAACTGTAGCCCCAGACGTAGAACTCAACCATGTAGGAGGAGTCCAAGTATAATTTGGATTTACAGGTGGACTTAAAGGGATATAGCTAAAGCTTGTTTGAGAAATTGTAAAACTAGTACTATTCAAAGAATCAATTGCATACCCCTCAGTTCCTGTGCCGTTTTCAATTCCTTGTGTCATTGTTGCAAATGTTCCATCATTTTGAACATCAATATTATTTATTACAACAGTACCATTTTCATATAAAATAACTTGTACAGAAACTGTATTTGAACTACCAAAATGATTTACACCAATAAAGTTAAAAACCACATATCTGTTAGGTGCTGTTCCGCCTGTATAATAGCTTGCTGTTCCACCTGAACTAAAGTTCAAATCATCCCATAACCAAGCTATAATGTTATTTGGTAAATTGGTTGAAGGAATAATAGTATTACCTATGTATGCTGAAGCTAATGAATTAAAACTTATAAAACCATTAGAACTCAAATAAACTTCGTTATATCCTGTTCCAAAAAAAGGAAAGTTAAACCCTAAGCTAATAGGTCCAACAGTCGTTTCATCGCCTAATCCTGTTATGGTTGTACCTCCTGTTGTTGACATTAAATTATAAGATGATTCAACCAATATATATGCAGGAGCATCTGGACTAATTCCTACAGTTAAATCTACAGAAGACCCCTCACATACTGTTGGGTTTTGAGGCGTTACGGCTATAGGTAAGCCTACACCTTGAACCTGTAATAATACTGAATCTTGAATAACACATCCACTATCTGAAGTTACTGTAGCTACATATTGTGTAGTTATCATAGGAGATGCCGTAACATTATTTCCTGTAGAATCATTTAATGTACCTACATTATTCCATTCTACTGAAGCTATAGAAACAGAACTTGGAGTAGTAGTAAGCATTATTTCTTCTGAACCATTTGCACATATTGTATCTAATTGATTAAAATGAATATTAAATGAGTCTTCAACAAATACCATCATACTATCTACACCACAATCAGAAGTAATGAAATATTCAGTATCTTGAGTAGGATTAACATAAGGATTAGGAACTGAAGGATCACTTAATCCCGCTGTAGGACTCCATGATACTGTAGCCCACGGTGCTACGCCTGTTGCATTAATTTGTCTGCCTATTCCTCCACACGAAACTAAAAAGTCTGGTCCAGCGTCAGTTGGATTCATATATACAGTAGCTGTAGTACTACAAGTGTCATCTATCAAATTGGTATAATAGTATGTGGTAGTATTAGTACCGGTAGGCACAAATTCTATAGGATTATCAAATAAAAAATTCCAGTTTTCATCAAAAAACCCATAAGT encodes the following:
- a CDS encoding gliding motility-associated C-terminal domain-containing protein; translation: MKKIYTLLLVIVSSYFFIGKVNAQCVVNAVPLADTLDCGDTAKIFLSGFADYALNNDFNLGNAGPGWQATSSAQFDNPYIPSLTNDTYLWMGDQADVPRNLTSIGLDLTYGGQICFDLVYAVQSDPTPTEGPDEPDEGVSLQYSIDGGTTWIDIAYFIPNGTSVDPSGNGWGPGIWVSNPGNASTAPGASGQTPFTQWATYCFPIPVGAQTNSTQIQWSQIFSSTENFDHWGLDNVQVFLADPTYGFFDENWNFLFDNPIEFVPTGTNTTTYYYTNLIDDTCSTTATVYMNPTDAGPDFLVSCGGIGRQINATGVAPWATVSWSPTAGLSDPSVPNPYVNPTQDTEYFITSDCGVDSMMVFVEDSFNIHFNQLDTICANGSEEIMLTTTPSSVSIASVEWNNVGTLNDSTGNNVTASPMITTQYVATVTSDSGCVIQDSVLLQVQGVGLPIAVTPQNPTVCEGSSVDLTVGISPDAPAYILVESSYNLMSTTGGTTITGLGDETTVGPISLGFNFPFFGTGYNEVYLSSNGFISFNSLASAYIGNTIIPSTNLPNNIIAWLWDDLNFSSGGTASYYTGGTAPNRYVVFNFIGVNHFGSSNTVSVQVILYENGTVVINNIDVQNDGTFATMTQGIENGTGTEGYAIDSLNSTSFTISQTSFSYIPLSPPVNPNYTWTPPTWLSSTSGATVTSTPEGDIEYTVNMQDGFCTTSATVYVNVDTITIDSLSDDIALSCPDDNIQLYGAASTTTLLQPKDSVIQIGTDSVLSTTTYTPYRGLWEDARLQYLFYASELSAQGLVAGDNLSGIAFQVATSNSTMPYSGFTISMAHSNLTAMTGFVTTGFVTVAPSSTYNEHLGWNWHNFSTNFTWDGVSNIIVQACFDNNDWTNNDAVYYTETVQNTAVYDVTDGASGCSLNAPFASNDRPNVRFKTDYVPAGYAPISYQWSSNPAWTFNDDTIQNPIITDEVNTVTTVYLEVSDGSCTTIDSLEINFAGSLTVSNDTTICEGDTVQLFANGGSNPVWTPNNSSLSNDTIFNPTAYPSTTTTYNVDVELTNCTVNGQVTVTVNEIDAPILNGGASQVGTCLDEPVTLLTNAASSYDMVWTGPETGTGSSIVVNTTGLYTLTITDALGCSRSTDIQVNIANPATLNTDLVRNVLCCNDTVVIDFDAIVENGVALDRVYWNGNINPAPGPVTLTSGVNATYGIRTVDVNGCESLTEYTVTTACNNGQIEALDTLVINQTHEYQVVNSLDNTDYVWYPASRFNGNTFSADSAGLNSVSVDIINQFVLNNGDNFSCIETDSTTVYVIEVSNPEMPNAFSPNGDGKNDLFFPVYLDNNSNVTTFNVYNRWGELVYQYNNDNGWDGTFQGEDQPVDVYNYYIVIDKITENYIISGSVSLFR
- a CDS encoding OmpA family protein gives rise to the protein MKLNYIFLLGVAILTISSCATSKKMKLAENLYEEGSYYNAVDYFEEVQQKKENNSNVTFKLAETNRQLNDYKQAEKWYGKTIELSEKSWPEAKFYEALMQKNQGEYDKAKDSFEKFLGDTKDAKDKDGVLAPLKRRAKIEIEGIELAKSLEGEKEEAEVDVVPGINHELQDFAPKYVDDNTVLMSAITEPRAVNREEAWDEGKDYYSKLFLSSNQNGAWSENLLPENINVDEKHNGNGVFSYDGKTLYYTQCTEDNATAMTCNIYRSKKQGNSWSDPEFLAINRKGASTTQPALGQDEDGNEVLYFASNRTGSKGGMDIFYATVGKDGELGSAVNMGNTVNTKWDDMTPHYDVTNQILYFSSEGHPGYGGLDVFKLEGNIDNWSDEVVNLGAPINSSADDLYLALNTAGSKGYLVSNRPGTTSDRGETCCDDIFKVTLKTDKYIAVKAVDTKGAVVNGVDLGLYKVMGSNEFDPMGEGVSGSNPIYFLIEEASYKVNGNKEGYWPSIETLSADEFLASEGDTILKTLVMRPIGKAVVENVYFAFDKNDIREMYQDEMDSVIVLMNKYKELNVSVEGHTDSKGSDAYNQALSERRANAAKDYLVEKGIEEARIRTSGFGESKPIAPNENPDGSDNPEGRAKNRRVEFKLVNNSAAELPIEVEYEAQEPESIE
- a CDS encoding PorP/SprF family type IX secretion system membrane protein — its product is MKIRLFTLLAVLFTFLATNHLEAQDIHFSQYYASPLTLNPALTGKFDGLWRVNAIYRDQYRNAVSNNPLPYMTPSFSVDFSLLKNKLKTDALGVGAMVFYDKVGGLNTLKAGLSLAYHKGLDKNNRYHLALGLQGVYGNRQINGDYLFEEDILSGGLPGYDDMNLTNQKAVNSVDMTAGALFDAKFTDWMTFYAGYSFFNVLRHKDDFITTKDNQTPFRHVAHGGFEFEIKKKWLILPGALYQTTVKTKEINFGSTFGYKLLTKKEKTAKIFLGAWYRWDVAVIAKAGFDFENFRLSGAYDIGTGAFGKDLKNDTGARMPNAFEIAVSYIGPYKNKSVTTNTYLFNPRF